The following is a genomic window from Halobacterium sp. R2-5.
ACCACCGACGACGAGGGGGGTGCCGAATGAACGTCGAACTCCCGCTGCTGGCGTTCGTGCTCGGCACCGCGCTCGCGACCGCCGTCCTCCGTGACGTCCTCGGCGCCATCATCGCGTTCGCGACGTACAGCCTCGCCATCGCCGTCGTCTGGGTCGTCCTGCAGGCGCCCGACGTCGCGCTCACCGAGGCCGCGGTCGGCGCCGGCGTCACCACCGTCCTCTTCCTGTTGACCATCGCGAAGACGGTGCGGCCGTCGGGCGACCGCGTGCTCGAACGGCTACACTGGCCGGCGCTCGGCGTCTCGGTACTCCTGGTCGCGGTGCTCGCGACCACGCTCGGCGCGCTCCCCGCGGTCGGCGACCCGAACTCCACCGTCATCACCTCGGAGGTGACGCAGTACTACCTCGCGAACGCGTACGAGGAAGCCGGCGTGCAGAACGCCGTCACCGCGGTGCTCGCGAGCTACCGCGGGTTCGACACCCTCGGGGAGGCGGTCGTCGTCTACTCCGCCGGCGTCGGCCTGCTGGTCGTCCTCGGCAGGGAGGTGTTCGCATGAGCGACGCCGAAGCGGAGAACCTGGACACCGTCGACGACCGCGGCTCGTACGTCGAGAGCCCGATCATCATGGCGACGGTGCGCGTCGTCGCGCCGTTCGTGTTCACGTACGGCCTCTACCTGATGTTCCACGGCGCCGACTCCTCCGGCGGCGGGTTCCAGGGCGGCGTCGTCGTCGCCACCGTGATGTTGATGCTCGGCATCGCGTTCGGCATCGACCCGCTCCGCGAGTGGGTTCGCCCGGCGACGCTCGTCGTCATCGTCTCGCTGGGCGTCGGCGCGTTCCTCGCAATCGGGTTCGCGACGATGCTCCCGCCGTTCGACGGCGCGTTCCTCGAGTACCTCGCGTTCGGCTTCCACCACGACAGCAAGTACGGCATCGAAGCGGTCGAACTGTTCATCGGCGTCATCGTCGCCAGCACCATCACCGGCCTCTTCTTCGCCATCGACGCCGGCAAGGAGGGAGGTGACAACGAATGATAGACATACTCGTCACTCGCGACTACTACTTCGCGGCGTTCCTGCTGCTCGGCATCGGGACGTACGTGATGATCGCGTCCCAGAACCTCGTGAAGAAAGTCATCGGCATGAACCTCTTCCAGACGGGCATCTTCCTGTTCTTCATCGCGTCGGCGTACGTGGAGGGCGGCACGTCGCCCGTGCTGACGGGCAGCGAGCCGTTCGTCAGCCCGCTGCCGCACGTACTCATCCTCACCGCTATCGTCGTCGGCGTGGCGCTGACGGCGGTCGCGCTCGGGATGATCGTCCGCATCTACGCGGAGTACGGCACGCTCACCGAGGACACCATCGAGGAGGTGCGTGGCAGTGAGTGACCTCGCCCCCCTCACGGTCGCCGTCCCCATCCTCGCGTCCGTAGTCGCGCTGCTCGCGGGGCTCGTGCGCTCGCGCAGCGGGTGGGCGGTCGCGCTCGTCGCGTCCGTCGCCCAGCTCGCAATCGCTCTCCAGCTCGCGGCTATCGCGTTCTCCGAGGGCACCATCCGGTACGTCGTCGGCGGCTTCGAGGTGCCGTACGGCATCGAGCTCGTCGTCGACGGCCTCACCGCGACGATGCTCGCGCTCGTCGCGGTCGTCTCGCTGGGCGTGCTCGCGTACGCCCGCAGGGCCGGCCCGCGGGGGAACCCGTTCTACGCGGTGTACCTGCTGCTGGTCGCCGGGCTGAGCGGGATGAGCGTCACCGGCGACCTGTTCAACATGTACGTCTTCCTCGAGATCACGGGGCTGGCGGCGTACGTGCTCGTCGCCAGCGGCGACCGCGGGCGGTCGGCGCTCGCGGCGCTGAAGTACCTGCTCGTCGGCACGGTCGGCGCGTCCCTGTTCCTGCTCGGCATCGGGTACGCGTACATCGACACCGGCACGCTGAACATGGTCGACATTGGGTCGAAGCTCGGCGACGCCGACCCCGTGCTCGTCCACGGCGCGTTCGCGCTCATCGTCGTCGGCCTGTTCATCAAGGTCGCCGTGTTCCCGCTGCACACGTGGCAGCCCGACGCGTACGCCGGCGCGCCGGACAGCGTGAGCGCGTTCATCTCCGCGCTCGTCTCCACGGTCGCGGCGTACGCGCTGCTGCGCATCGTCTACACCGTCTTCGGCGCCGGCTTCGTCGACGCCAACGAGCTCGGGACCGCCATCCTCGTCGCGGGCGCGACGGTCAGCATCGTCGTCGGCAGCCTGCTGGCGGTCTCCCAGTCCGAGGTCAAGCGGATGCTCGCGTACTCCTCGGTCTCCCAGTTCGGGCTGGTCGTCGCCGGCATCGCCATCGGGAACGTCACCGCGCTCACGGGCGCGGTCGTCCACCTCGTCGGCCACGCCATCATGAAGGGCGGGCTGTTCCTCACCGCGGGGCTGCTCGCCTCCGAGACCGGCGCGCGCCGCGTCGACGAGTTCGAGGGTCTCGTCCAGAAATCGCCGGTCGGCGCGGGCGCGTTCGCCGTGCTCGCGTTCGCGATGGTGGGCGTCCCGCCGACCATCGGGTTCGCCGGCAAGTGGTACATCGCGGTCGGCGCCGCCGAGTCCGGCTCGTGGGCGCTGCTCGCGGTCATCGTCGCGAGCACGCTGCTCACGCTCGCGTACTTCGCGCGGCTCGTCGAGCGCATGTTCTTCCGCGAGCCGAGCGTCGACCCCGCGGCCGAACCGGTCGCGGACGGCGGCGCGGAGACGCCCGAAAGCGTCTCCGCGGGGATGTACGTGTCCGTCGTCGCCGCGGCCGTGCTCGCGGTGGCGCTCGGATTCGCGGTCTTCGGCTACGGTGAACACCTCCAACCAACCATCGAGGCACTCCTCTCATGACTGAAATCACTTCCATCCGGCCACTCGCTGCGGTGCTCGTGTCGGCCGTCGCGGTCGTCCCGATTCTGGCGTCCCGCGACCGCCCGAACGTCCGCGAGGCGTGGACCGTGCTGGCGGCGCTGGCGAAGTTCGGGCTGGTGGCGAGCATGGTGCCCGCCGTCCTCGCCGGCGACGTCTACGCCACCAAACTCGGGCAGTTCGTCCCGTACGTCGAGTTCACGCTGCGCGCGGACGCCCTCGGCCTGCTGTTCGCGTTCCTCGCGAGCACCCTGTGGGTGGTCACGAGCTTCTACAGCATCGGCTACATGCGCGGGCTCGACGAGGGCCACCAGACGCGGTACTTCGCGGCGTTCGCCGCCAGCGTCTCCTCCGCCGTGGGGGTCGCGTTCGCGTCGAACCTCGTCGTCCTCTACGTGTTCTACGAGCTGCTGACGGTCGCGACGTACCCGCTGGTCGCCCACGACGGCACCGACGAGGCGCGCGCCGCCGGCCGCAAGTACCTCGCGTACACGTTCGGCGGCGGCGTCGCCGTGCTCGCGGGCACGCTGCTGGTCGTCTACCTCACCGGGACGACGACGTTCACCGCGGGCGGCATCGCCGCACTCGCGAACGCGGACCCGACGCTCGCCCGCGCGGCGTTCGCGCTGCTCGTCACCGGGTTCGGCGTGAAGGCGGCGCTGATGCCGCTGCACTCGTGGCTGCCCGACGCGATGGTCGCGCCGACGCCCGTCTCCGGGCTGCTGCACGCGGTCGCGGTCGTCAAGTCCGGCGTGTTCGGCGTCGCGCGCGTCCTGCTGGACGTGTTCGGCATCGACCTCGTCGCAGCCCTCGACGTCGGCACTCTACTGGCGGTGGTCGCCGCGTTCACGCTCGTCACCGCGAGCGTCATCGCGCTCCGACAGGACAACCTCAAACGCCGGCTCGCGTTCTCGACGGTGAGCCAGCTATCCTACATCGTGCTCGGTGTCGCCGTCGGCGCCTCCGCGGCGGGCGGCGACGCCGCACGCTGGGCGCTCATCGGCGGGCTCCTGCACATCCCCGCGCACGCCTTCATGAAACTCACCCTGTTCTTCTGCGCGGGCGCGATTCACGTCGAGACCCACACCGACGACATCTCGGACATGGCGGGCATCGGCCGCCGGATGCCGCTCACGATGGGCGCGTTCGCCGTCGCCGCCGCCGGCATGGCCGGCATCCCGATGGTCGCCGGGTTCGTGAGCAAGTACTACCTGCTCATCGGCACCGTCGCCACCGGCGACGTCGTGTTCACGACCGCGCTGCTGCTGTCCGGGGTGCTCAACATCGCGTACTTCTGGCCGGTCGTCTACACCGCGTTCTTCGAGACGGCCGAAGACTCCGACGAGAAACCGCTCGTCTCGGGCGTGTTCGGCGGCCGGTTCGCCCGCGGGGCACGCACGGACGGCGGGCACGCCGACGACCACGGCCCGTTCGAACGCCGCGCGGCGAACGGCGCGGAGTCGACGTGGTTCATGCTCGGGCCGATCCTGTTCGCGGCCGCGGGCTCCGTCGCGCTCGGCGTCGTGCCGGACGCCGCCGTGTTCCTGCAGATCGTGCGTGAAGCGGTTTCGACGGCCACGGCCATGGGGGTGGCGGGCTGATGGCCCCCATCGTCCCGCCGTTCGTCCCCATCCTGCTGGCGGCGATTCTGCTGCCCATCGTCGGGCGCCGCGCCGGCCACGCGTTCGGCGTGCTCGCGACCGTTGCCATCATCCCGTACGTCTGGCTCGTGCCCGAGGGCGCGTACTTCCCGGTCCAGCTGTTCGGGTTCGACGCGTACCTGTTCAACGTCGACGCGTTCTCCCGCATCATGGGGCTGTCGTACGGCGTCATCGGCTCCGCGGGCGCGCTGTACTCGTACGCCAGCGACGCCGACGCGATGCAGACCGCGTACGCGCTCGGCTACGTCGGCACCAGCGCCGGCGCCGTCTTCGGCGGCGACTGGCTCACGCTCATCTTCTTCTGGGAGCTGATGGCCGTCACCAGCACGCTGCTCGTCTGGCACCACGGGGGCCTCGCGGTCCGCGCGGGCTTCCGGTACGCGCTCGCGCACGGCATCAGCGGCACGCTGCTGCTCGCCGCCATCGTCTGGCACTTCGTCGAGACCGGGACGTTCCTGTTCGCCTCGGTCCCCGGCGGCCCCGAGGCCGCGGGGATGGCGGGCGCCGTCGCGCCGCTGCTCGCCGTCGTCGGCATCGGCATCAACGGCGGGTTCGTCGGGCTGCACGCGTGGATCCCCGACACGTACCCGCGGCCCCACATCGCCGCGAGCGTCTTCCTCAGCGTCTTCACCACGAAGACGGCCGTCTACGGGCTCTATCGGGCGTTCCCCGACGGCCACATCGCCATCGCGTTCATGGGCGGCGCGATGGCCGTCTTCGGCGCGACGATGGCGCTCCTCCAGAACGACATGCGCCGGCTGCTGTCCTACCACATCCAATCCCAGGCCGGCTACATGGTCGCCGGCGTCGGCCTCAGCGGCGCGCTCGCGACCGCCGGCGCGTTCGGCCACGTGTTCAACAACTTCCTCTACAAGAGCCTGCTGTTCATGATCGCCGGCGTGGTCATCTACCGCACCGGCGAGGAGAGCCTGAAGAAGGTCGGCGGGCTCGCCAGCGAGATGCCCGTCACGACGCTGGCGTTCGCCATCGCCGCGCTGTCCATCGCCGGCTTCCCCGGGTTCAACGGCTTCGTCTCGAAGGGGATGGTCATCGCAGCCGCCCACTACAAGCACATCGATATCCTGTGGTACCTGCTGCTGGCGGGCGGCGTCGGCACGTTCCTCTCCTTCATCAAGTTCGGCTACTACGCGTTCCTCCACGGTGAGTACGACGGCGACGTGCTCGACGCGAACCGCGGGCAGAGCGTCGCGATGCTCTCTCTGTCCGCGCTCTGCGTGTTGTTCGGCGTCTACCCGCCCGCGATGTTCGCCGTCGTGCCGTTCGGCGCCGAACTCGACTTCCACGTGTTCACCGTCGGCCACCTCCAGGAGGGCTTCGGCCTCGCGGCGGCCGGGGTCATCGGCTTCGCCATCCTCAAGAAGCCGCTGAAGAAGATTGGCCGCGTCCCCGACGTCGACCGCCTGTACAACCCCGTGCTCTTCTACGGCACGCGGTACTTCGTCGTCGGCGTCACCGAACTGTACGCCGCCGTCGACCGCGCGGTCGTGCGCGCATCGAAGGCGTCGGTCGCGGCGGCCAAGGCTCCGGACGCCGTCGTCGGGCGACTCGCCGAGAGCGACCGCGTCTCCCTGCGCGCGGACATGAGCGCGAGCATCCTGCTCGTGGTCGTCGTCGTCGCCGTCGCGCTCGCGCTCCTGCTGTAAGCGCGGCCCCCTCGTTCCCCGTCTGCGTTCGCGTCGTCGGCCTCGTTCCGTCACCTTTTATTCGCGGCGCAAGTACTTCCTGCATGGATAGGCTCAAGCAGTCGCTGCTCGACGCGCCCATCATCGAGAAAGACGGGTACCACTACTTCGTCCACCCAATCAGCGACGGCGTCCCGGTGCTCGAACCCGGCCTCCTCCGGGAGATCGTCATCCGCATCATCCGGAAGGCCGAGCTCGAAGACGTCGACAAGATCGTGACGCCCGCCGCGATGGGCATCCACATCTCTACTGCGGTCTCGCTGATGACCGACATCCCGCTGGTCGTCATCCGCAAGCGCGAGTACGGCCTCCCCGGCGAAGTCGGCCTCCACCAGGAGACCGGCTACTCCGAGAACGAGATGTACATCAACGACGTCAGCGAGGGCGACCGCGTGCTCGTCCTCGACGACGTGCTCTCGACGGGCGGGACGCTGCTGTCGATTACGACTGCCCTCGACGACATCGGCGCGGACGTCGCCGACGTCGTCGCGGTCATCAAGAAGACCGGCCCGAACGAGCTCGAGGAGAGCGGCGTCGACGTGAAGACGCTCATCAACGTCGACGTGCAGGACGGCGACGTCGTCATCGTCGACGAGCACGGCGACGGGTAGACACCCGGCGGAACTCGCGGACGGAAGAGGCCTTTTCCCCCTGCCGCGCGTTCACCCGAACATGCCGTCTGCACTATTCGTCGTCAGCGAAGAAGGCTACTGGGGAGAGGAGTGCGTCGAGCCGCTCACCACCCTCGACAGCGAGGGCTTCGACATCACGGTCGCGACGCCGAGCGGGTCGCCGCCGGTGCTCGACGAGCGCTCGGCGGACCCCGAGAACGTCGGCGAGGAGACCGCCGAGTGGGTACGAGACGTCCACGAGAACGACGAGCGCCTCAACGACCCGGTCTCCGTCACCGAGGTCGAGGCCGCGGACTACGACACCGTCGTGTTCCCGGGCGGCCACGGCACCGAGTGGGACGTCAATCAGGACGTCGACGCCCGCCGTCTCCTCCGGAACGCCGTGGAGGGCGACAGCGAGAAGGCGCTGGTCGTCTGTCACGCGGCCGGTATCCTCGCGTTCACGCGGGACAGCGACGGCGGCTTCCTCGTCGACGGCCGCGACGTCACCGGCTTCCCGAACGAGTGGGAGGAAGGCATCGTCGACGACCACGACCGGATGCCCGACGGCCGCAAGCTCCCGTACTGGGTCGCCGACGAGGTCGAGGCCGCGGGCGGCAACTGGGACGCCGAACTCGACGCCGACACGAGCGTCACCGTCGACGGTGACCTCGTGACCGCGCGGGGCCCCGAGTCCTCCAGCGCGGCCGCCGAGACGCTGCTCGACGAACTCGACGCGTAATTGGCGGGAACTCCCACACGGCGTCCGAAACAGAACCCTTAACTGCGACACCGGGCTACGATGAATCGCAGCGGGATGGGATAGCCAGGAGATTCCGCCGGGCTCATAACCCGGAGATCGGTGGTTCAAATCCACTTCCCGCTACTCCTCTGATACTCACCTCTCGTAGCGTCGCCTCCGTGCGACGCGTCTCGTGAGTTACTGTGAGCGAACGGAACCCGAAAGCGTTTGGCGGCGGCCACGCACGGTTGCACCGATGGAGTACGGCGTCGTCCTGAAGTGGTGGCTGCTCTACCAGGCGCTGCTGGTCGTCGGGCTGCCGTTCGCGGCGCGGCTGCTGCCGGACGCGCCGGACCGCGGGGCGTCGCTGGCGGTGCCGACGGCGGTGGTGTTGCTCGCGGTGCCGACGCTGTGGGTCGGTCAGTTGGCGTTCGGCCTGTGGGTAGTCGTCGGTGTCGCGGTCGCACTGGTCGCGGCGTCGGCGTGGCTGGCGCGCGGCGGCGTCGACGTGCCGACGCGCCCGCTCGCGGAGGTCGTCGCGGTGTTCACTGCGGCGTTCCTGTTCCTGGTAGCGATTCGTGCGGCCGCCGACGGCGTCCACCCGTACGGCGGGGAGAAGTTCCTCGACTTCGGGCTGTTGCAGAGCCTGCTGCGGGCCGACCGGCTGCCGCCGCAGGACTTCTGGTTCGCGGGCGAGCGCGTGGTGTACTACTACGGCGGCCACCTGATGGCCGCGATGCTCGCACTCGTGTCCGGGACGAGCGGGCGGTACGCGTACGACCCGGCGCTCGCGGGGTTCTACGCGATGGCGGTGACGGCGGCGTACGGGCTCGCGAGCACGATTACCGCGGGCCGGTTCGACGCCGACCCCGTGGAGAACTCGACGGCGCTCGGTGTCGCGGGCGTCGCGTTCGCGGTGCTGCTGGTCGCGCTGGGCGTGCCGTGGTACTACGTCGCCGCGCCGGCGGCGTTCGCGGCGGCCGTCCTGACCGGGTCGACTCGCGTCCGGGCGGGGATTCTGGCGGCGTTCGTCTACGGGTTCGCGAGCAACCTCGTGACGCCCGTTCGCCTGCTCGCCGGGACGTTCGACGTGGTGCGGCGCGCGGTCGCGGCTGCGGGCATCAAGTCCGACCTCGCGCCCGCGATTTCGGTCGAGGAGTTCGACATGTGGCACGCGAGCCGCGTGGTGGAGACGGGCATCAACGAGTTCCCGCTGTTCGCGTACCTGAACGGCGACCTGCACGCGCACATGATGAGCGTCGCGGTGCTGTTCCTCGCCGTCGGGGTCGGGCTGGCGTACGCGCGGACGCCCGCCACCGAGCGGCGCCGGCGGCTGGCGCTGCTGTTCGGCGGCTTCCCGGTGACGGCGGCCGCGATTCTGACGGTGAACACGTGGAGCTTCCCCGCGGTCGCGGGCGTGGCGATGCTGAGCGTCGCGCTCGCGGACGCCGACCCGCGGACGCTGCTCCCGGAGTCCGTCGCGACACGCGCGGAGCGGTCGAATTCCGCGGTCCAGGAACTCCAGCGCGTGCTGCTGGCGGTCGTGGCTGCGGTCGTCGTCGCCGTGCTGGGGCTCGCCGTGGCGTGGCCGTTCGTCCGGTCCGTCCTGCTGTCGGGCGCGAGCAACCAGCACCCGGCGGCGTTCCCCGCGCCGACGAAGCTCGGCGCGTTCCTGCTCGTGCACGGTCTGTTCCTCGTCTCGTTCGGCGCGTACCTCGTCTCCCGGGTCGCCCGCGACGGCTCGGACTGGGCGGCCGCGGGGCTGGCTGCCGTCGCGCTGGTGCTGTTCGCGGCGACGTTCGACCCCGTGATCGCGGGCGTCCGCGTGGGAATCGTCGCGGTGCTGCTCGCGGGGCCGCTGCTCGCGGGCGCGTGGCTGTTACGGCGACGCGACGCCGTCGGCTTCGAGGGCGTGCTCGTGGTCGCTGGCACCGGGCTCGTCGTCCTCGTGGAGTACGTCTACATCGCTGACGCGGCGTCCTACGAGCGCTTCAACACGATCTTCAAGGTGTACGCGCAGGTGTGGGCGCTCTGGTCTGTGCCCGCGGGCGTCGCGCTCGCGGTGCTCGCTTCGCGGACGCCGGACGCGTCACGCCTGCGCTCCGTGGGCGGCGCGGCGCTCGCCGTCGTCCTCGTCGTGTCGGCGTCCGTCTACGGCGGGCTGGCGCTCGCGGCGCACGCGAACAGCGCGGACGACGCGACGCTCGACGCCTTCGAGCACGTCGACGACGAGCGCCCCGACGAGGGCGCCGCTATCGAGTGGCTGAACGACAGGCCGGACCAGCCCCACATCGTCTCCGCGCCCGGGTCGCCGTACTCGTGGCAGAACCCCGCGTCGAGTCTCACCGGGATTCCGACCGTCGCGGGCTGGTCCCACGCCGCCAACTACCACAGCCAGGCGGCCTACGAGACTCGGGTCAACGACGTCCGCGTCGTCTACGAGACGGACGACCCGGTCTCGCGGGCCGTCGTCCTCCGGAAGCACGACGTGCGCTACGTCTGGGTCGGACCGATAGAGACCGACCGCTACGACGTCCGCGTCAGCGAGGAAGAACCGGGAATCAGCGTCGCGTTCTCGAACGAGAACGTCACCGTCTACGAGGTCGAGCAGTCGGAACTCGTCGAGCAGGAGAGCTAAACCGCGAGGTCGCCGGCGCGCTTGACGACTTCGATGTCCTCGGCGTCCGCGGTTTCGACGTCGAGCCAGTGCGGGACGAAGTTGCGCTTCTCGTAGTCCTCGAATTCGTCCTCGTCGCCGATGACACACCACAGCTGCACCTCGTCGGGGCCGTGCCAGTCGCCGTTCCGGGTCACCTGGAAGAGGTGTTTCTCCTCGCCGTCGTACTCGATGATGCCGTCGCGGCGCACGCCGGGGTCCCCGTGGATGATGAGGCGCTTCATGGCTGCGGGTTCGGAGAGTAGCGGATTAAACGCTTCGAAGCGGGGCGTCGCGACGGCTCTCCCGAAGCCGGCGTCGACATCGTTCGTCGCCGTGTGCCTCACCGTTCGCCGACCGGACGCGTCGTCCGGGAGTCCCCGCTTATACGTATCCCCGCCGAACGAGGAACGCGTAGCCGTGACACCCACGCACCACCACGCCGGCGCGCCACCGTCGAATCCCGGTATCGGACCGACGGCGACCCGTCCGACCAGCGGCGGCTCGCTCCGGGGGTCTTCGTGACCGACGGTATTCGGGAGGTTGCGCCGGACGTCTACGACCTCACGCTCGAACGCGGCGACGCGCGCTATCGGGCGTTCCTCGTCGACGGCGCGACGCCGACGCTCGTGGACTGCGGGTTCGACCGGACGACGGACGCGCTGTTCGACTCCCTCGACGCCCTCGGTGTGGCACCGGACCGGCTAGTCGTCACGCACGCCCACCCGGATCACAGCGGCGG
Proteins encoded in this region:
- a CDS encoding DUF2298 domain-containing protein, yielding MEYGVVLKWWLLYQALLVVGLPFAARLLPDAPDRGASLAVPTAVVLLAVPTLWVGQLAFGLWVVVGVAVALVAASAWLARGGVDVPTRPLAEVVAVFTAAFLFLVAIRAAADGVHPYGGEKFLDFGLLQSLLRADRLPPQDFWFAGERVVYYYGGHLMAAMLALVSGTSGRYAYDPALAGFYAMAVTAAYGLASTITAGRFDADPVENSTALGVAGVAFAVLLVALGVPWYYVAAPAAFAAAVLTGSTRVRAGILAAFVYGFASNLVTPVRLLAGTFDVVRRAVAAAGIKSDLAPAISVEEFDMWHASRVVETGINEFPLFAYLNGDLHAHMMSVAVLFLAVGVGLAYARTPATERRRRLALLFGGFPVTAAAILTVNTWSFPAVAGVAMLSVALADADPRTLLPESVATRAERSNSAVQELQRVLLAVVAAVVVAVLGLAVAWPFVRSVLLSGASNQHPAAFPAPTKLGAFLLVHGLFLVSFGAYLVSRVARDGSDWAAAGLAAVALVLFAATFDPVIAGVRVGIVAVLLAGPLLAGAWLLRRRDAVGFEGVLVVAGTGLVVLVEYVYIADAASYERFNTIFKVYAQVWALWSVPAGVALAVLASRTPDASRLRSVGGAALAVVLVVSASVYGGLALAAHANSADDATLDAFEHVDDERPDEGAAIEWLNDRPDQPHIVSAPGSPYSWQNPASSLTGIPTVAGWSHAANYHSQAAYETRVNDVRVVYETDDPVSRAVVLRKHDVRYVWVGPIETDRYDVRVSEEEPGISVAFSNENVTVYEVEQSELVEQES
- a CDS encoding HAH_0734 family protein gives rise to the protein MKRLIIHGDPGVRRDGIIEYDGEEKHLFQVTRNGDWHGPDEVQLWCVIGDEDEFEDYEKRNFVPHWLDVETADAEDIEVVKRAGDLAV
- a CDS encoding type 1 glutamine amidotransferase domain-containing protein, encoding MPSALFVVSEEGYWGEECVEPLTTLDSEGFDITVATPSGSPPVLDERSADPENVGEETAEWVRDVHENDERLNDPVSVTEVEAADYDTVVFPGGHGTEWDVNQDVDARRLLRNAVEGDSEKALVVCHAAGILAFTRDSDGGFLVDGRDVTGFPNEWEEGIVDDHDRMPDGRKLPYWVADEVEAAGGNWDAELDADTSVTVDGDLVTARGPESSSAAAETLLDELDA
- a CDS encoding cation:proton antiporter subunit C translates to MIDILVTRDYYFAAFLLLGIGTYVMIASQNLVKKVIGMNLFQTGIFLFFIASAYVEGGTSPVLTGSEPFVSPLPHVLILTAIVVGVALTAVALGMIVRIYAEYGTLTEDTIEEVRGSE
- a CDS encoding Na(+)/H(+) antiporter subunit D translates to MAPIVPPFVPILLAAILLPIVGRRAGHAFGVLATVAIIPYVWLVPEGAYFPVQLFGFDAYLFNVDAFSRIMGLSYGVIGSAGALYSYASDADAMQTAYALGYVGTSAGAVFGGDWLTLIFFWELMAVTSTLLVWHHGGLAVRAGFRYALAHGISGTLLLAAIVWHFVETGTFLFASVPGGPEAAGMAGAVAPLLAVVGIGINGGFVGLHAWIPDTYPRPHIAASVFLSVFTTKTAVYGLYRAFPDGHIAIAFMGGAMAVFGATMALLQNDMRRLLSYHIQSQAGYMVAGVGLSGALATAGAFGHVFNNFLYKSLLFMIAGVVIYRTGEESLKKVGGLASEMPVTTLAFAIAALSIAGFPGFNGFVSKGMVIAAAHYKHIDILWYLLLAGGVGTFLSFIKFGYYAFLHGEYDGDVLDANRGQSVAMLSLSALCVLFGVYPPAMFAVVPFGAELDFHVFTVGHLQEGFGLAAAGVIGFAILKKPLKKIGRVPDVDRLYNPVLFYGTRYFVVGVTELYAAVDRAVVRASKASVAAAKAPDAVVGRLAESDRVSLRADMSASILLVVVVVAVALALLL
- a CDS encoding proton-conducting transporter membrane subunit, with product MTEITSIRPLAAVLVSAVAVVPILASRDRPNVREAWTVLAALAKFGLVASMVPAVLAGDVYATKLGQFVPYVEFTLRADALGLLFAFLASTLWVVTSFYSIGYMRGLDEGHQTRYFAAFAASVSSAVGVAFASNLVVLYVFYELLTVATYPLVAHDGTDEARAAGRKYLAYTFGGGVAVLAGTLLVVYLTGTTTFTAGGIAALANADPTLARAAFALLVTGFGVKAALMPLHSWLPDAMVAPTPVSGLLHAVAVVKSGVFGVARVLLDVFGIDLVAALDVGTLLAVVAAFTLVTASVIALRQDNLKRRLAFSTVSQLSYIVLGVAVGASAAGGDAARWALIGGLLHIPAHAFMKLTLFFCAGAIHVETHTDDISDMAGIGRRMPLTMGAFAVAAAGMAGIPMVAGFVSKYYLLIGTVATGDVVFTTALLLSGVLNIAYFWPVVYTAFFETAEDSDEKPLVSGVFGGRFARGARTDGGHADDHGPFERRAANGAESTWFMLGPILFAAAGSVALGVVPDAAVFLQIVREAVSTATAMGVAG
- the hpt gene encoding hypoxanthine/guanine phosphoribosyltransferase → MDRLKQSLLDAPIIEKDGYHYFVHPISDGVPVLEPGLLREIVIRIIRKAELEDVDKIVTPAAMGIHISTAVSLMTDIPLVVIRKREYGLPGEVGLHQETGYSENEMYINDVSEGDRVLVLDDVLSTGGTLLSITTALDDIGADVADVVAVIKKTGPNELEESGVDVKTLINVDVQDGDVVIVDEHGDG
- a CDS encoding MnhB domain-containing protein, encoding MSDAEAENLDTVDDRGSYVESPIIMATVRVVAPFVFTYGLYLMFHGADSSGGGFQGGVVVATVMLMLGIAFGIDPLREWVRPATLVVIVSLGVGAFLAIGFATMLPPFDGAFLEYLAFGFHHDSKYGIEAVELFIGVIVASTITGLFFAIDAGKEGGDNE
- a CDS encoding DUF4040 domain-containing protein; amino-acid sequence: MNVELPLLAFVLGTALATAVLRDVLGAIIAFATYSLAIAVVWVVLQAPDVALTEAAVGAGVTTVLFLLTIAKTVRPSGDRVLERLHWPALGVSVLLVAVLATTLGALPAVGDPNSTVITSEVTQYYLANAYEEAGVQNAVTAVLASYRGFDTLGEAVVVYSAGVGLLVVLGREVFA
- a CDS encoding monovalent cation/H+ antiporter subunit D family protein; protein product: MSDLAPLTVAVPILASVVALLAGLVRSRSGWAVALVASVAQLAIALQLAAIAFSEGTIRYVVGGFEVPYGIELVVDGLTATMLALVAVVSLGVLAYARRAGPRGNPFYAVYLLLVAGLSGMSVTGDLFNMYVFLEITGLAAYVLVASGDRGRSALAALKYLLVGTVGASLFLLGIGYAYIDTGTLNMVDIGSKLGDADPVLVHGAFALIVVGLFIKVAVFPLHTWQPDAYAGAPDSVSAFISALVSTVAAYALLRIVYTVFGAGFVDANELGTAILVAGATVSIVVGSLLAVSQSEVKRMLAYSSVSQFGLVVAGIAIGNVTALTGAVVHLVGHAIMKGGLFLTAGLLASETGARRVDEFEGLVQKSPVGAGAFAVLAFAMVGVPPTIGFAGKWYIAVGAAESGSWALLAVIVASTLLTLAYFARLVERMFFREPSVDPAAEPVADGGAETPESVSAGMYVSVVAAAVLAVALGFAVFGYGEHLQPTIEALLS